The Alosa alosa isolate M-15738 ecotype Scorff River chromosome 8, AALO_Geno_1.1, whole genome shotgun sequence genome contains the following window.
TCTTGCAGTTATTCGTCAGAGGACATAAAACGGAGATGTCATACGTGTTTCTTAACTTCAGTCTATCATTCACATTGAGTCACACGTTATTTCCCAACAAATTATTTCTCACAGGCAGTAAATGTTATGACTACCAACTATGCTGTGTTGCTGTTCTTCGAAGGATacattaaaaattatatttatatctcCATAATGTTTATTGTACCATTTGTATTAATCAAAGATTTTTGTGTGAAATATTTACACATTTCTAAAATTTccatatttacaaaaataattcTGATTATATAATTCCCCTGTTTTCAGAAGTAGAATATAGAAATGGATAAACCTCAAAATATTCTACAATGTTTTGTACAGAATGTTACTCCACTGCTGGGTACCATACCTCATGTAGTCATGTGAAAAAGCACATCAATAAAGTTGTCCATTAATTTATTCAAATAGAAAACACATGGAAGTACACATCAAGCTACAGTACAATAACTACATTGTGAGTAAATGATTAAATGATTAAATTTAAGtttaaaaagaaattatttcTTTAACTTGAAAAGTGTGTCTGCTGAACTTGCTAATTAAGCTGACTCAGCTCCTGCTTTGCTGTATTGCAACTGTGGAACGCCTCCGAACCTtgagtcgagagagagagagggacgtcATGGGcaggacagaggaagaggaggatgagaggatagAAAGAACAGGAAAGAGGAAAGGAGCTATGGTAAATATCGTTGTCCCTAATAGAGCAGCATTTGATATAACTGAATTAAGAGAAAATCATAACACCTGGTCAGAACAGGGATGAATTCTTCTTGATGGATGGTGTACAATTCCTTGTGCTCTCACTTCTCTCTGGTTTCTAAAGAAAATAAGTAATATTACAACAGTGAAGCAAGTACATATTGGGTACAGGAGAGATTTGAATACTGATAATGGGAAGAACTCACCACACAACTGACACATTTCGAAACTTCATTTTGAACCTGAGGAATGAAATAAGTAGGAAATGTTACTGAGGGATTGATCTAGGACAAAAAGCTACATGACAAAACTGGAATTCTTAGGTAAAACAAAATGACCTTTATCTCCCCTAGTATTCCAGTCAGCAAAATGAAGAGCCCCTGTcaaaacatgcacataaacacacaaaatgacCAATGAGTATGCTACTGTATTGTGACATGCAATCAGTATTTAAATGACCATAGAACACATAGCAGAAAATGTTCTCACCTGCAGTGAGGTTGTGATGGTGAACGCATAGGACACCATCTTTGGTAAAATTCCATCAGTGACATCCAACACGAACACTAAAAATCCCAGGGCCCAAGACACGCCAAAGACAGGGGTCAGAATTGCAATCACCTTGAGGATGCTTTTCGCTATCTCCCTCTCATCCACTGTGCCTGCCGAAACCTGGGGCCTCAGGTGTGTCACAATCACCTTCACCATGGTGAACAGGTTTATCAGAACGATGACTCCCACCGGTAACAGAAACGCGTGGATCGAGCCTTGAAGCACCGCGTCGTACTTCAgccagcatgtgtgtgggtcATAGTAGGAGCCATCATGGGTCAGATGGTAATACATGTATGTGACTGACACAGTCACCATGGGGCAGATGTAGCCAGTGAAGATGGACACGAAGAAGAATGTCTTTCTCATCACAGGAGAGAATACGAACATCAGCTGATGGAGAAGTATCATGCTCAGGGAAAACATCCAGAAGAACATGACCAGGTAGAATAAATGCTTGGCCAACGCCAAGACAAGGCACATGGTTGGGTGCTGCTGAGTGAGATCCTGTATCAAGGAGGTCACAAGGAAGCTGACGTTGGCCAGGAGAAGGAACGTGGCTATGTTGACCAGCGCCGTGTGACGGAAAAATGCAATGTCTGTCTTGGTGACAGCCTTCCATACGAGACACTCCACAAATACGAAGATGACTAGAGAACAGATTGAGGCACCGAGCCCAGCTAAGGTGATCTCTTCAAGGCCGGGCAGCTCAATGGGGGACTTGGACATGAGCGTCGAAAGGGACATTCTCACCCTGGAGTTCTTCCCAGTCATGGTCTCCCCTCCCTTGAGGTAGCAGTCACACGTTGCATGAGAGTTATTCCGTGGCTTCCACTCACAGCCTTCTTTGTCCCACATGCTGTTCTGCCACCGCACGCAGATTATCTCATGGTTTCgtggctttttcttcttcagaGGAAACTCCAGGTTGATGCCTGAGGGTTCGCTCTTGTTGCTTTGTAGAGCAACGGCCACCACTATACTACTGCTCTCGGTGTCCAGAAAACGATTGGGTAGCAGTTCACTTAGGTTCTTAATTGCCAAAATTTTGGCCTGGCTTGCTGAAGTGGACAGCCGCAGACTGATATCAAAGATGGTTCTAGGGTACTTGATGTCTTTTTGTCGAACTTGGAATTGCATGAGTGTGGTGCTGTATCCTGAGCTCTGGTTCACTTGGATGTTTTGCAGCAGTCCCTCAACAGATTGCAGGTAGTTTGCAGACAGATTCTCTTTGTATGTTTTATTGCCATCACTCCAATCCATAGACAAAACATTGGTTGCTGACTCTATAAAATCCTGAAAGAGATTGCAGTGAAttaattttgttttctttaaaaaaaaatgttttggccttttatgcctttatttTGAAAGGACAGttaagagagtgacaggaagcaagcaCCAGTTGTGCCATAGCACccccctttttcttttctttcattaaAGGCCCCCTATGCAACATTTTCAATTTAATAAAACAGTTTGGAAATCAttgtgatggttaaatgacctgttgaGGCAAAAATGGCGGCTTTCCCTGCTCTGCAGAGAATTCTTGTGGGAAGTGAGAAAGAGCGAGAAACACAAAATGCTTAAAATTctctggacatacacacacaccccctcaagCACCAGTTAGCCATGCCGGCTAGCTATAAGAACAAGCAGCGATGGCTTCATTTTTTAGATTTTtatcatggcagagccagcgaaaagacCAGATGGTTGTGAAATATGCACCCTAAAGTTGCAAGGGGAGCTCAGTAGAGAAATGCAACAACAAAAGTGAGGAATTGGCAAAGAAATTACAAGAGTTACAGAGTGTGCCTTTAAGACTAATCTATTTCATTTGTACATGCTACTACAACCAACTAATGCTTTTTGTCTGATCAAAGAGAGACTATAATACAGCACCAGATTTCTGAAAATACTTACAGTCATAACTGAATCACCTATTACTTCAATGTTGGACGTTGCAGTGTTCAATGCACCCAGAGTGTTAATAAAGGCTTCCACATCCGCCAGCGTTGCTTCATATTCAAGATTGGTGACATTAGTCATAACAGAAAAAATGTTGCCAACTTCCTCAGGGGTGTTTCCATATCCCTTGGCAATGTCctgagtgaacacacacacacacacacacacacacacacacacacacacacaaacacagcacataaCCACACTGGATAATGAGGATTTTGTACTCATTGAATATTCTTGATTTAGTACGTGATCAAAGACATACAGTACCATTGCTGATTTGAGCAGATTATCTACATCCTTCCTAACACAGTAGTTGAACACGCTGCCCCAGTCTtcattttcatcacatgtgcGGCTTTTATTCCCAACTCTTTCTGGACCACAGCTTTGAGTGGCTGTCGAACCTGCCTTTGTTTTTGGCCATCcattctcactcacacagaaactGTCCCCAGCTTGATACATGAAAGGTTTTGTTATTGATTAAAAAATGTTGGTCTTCAATCAAGGATGAGAGgatgaaaaaaacaatggttGCTGAAGTGTCACTTACATTTTAAGACGGGGACTTCTAGATTTTGAGAATATGTTTCATCATAATGGGTGACATTACAGGTACATTTAAGAGAATCAAGTTTATCTTTACAGGGGATGTCCACAATCAGGGATTCCTCTGCATTTCCTGTGGGGTTCAGTAACAGAATACCACATTTTACAACCACAAATCAAAAAAAGTTGTTGTAAAAtgcgaataaaaacagaatgtgataatatacaagtctagtaaacccatatttagcaacagaaaggacatagacaacatatcacatgttgaaactgaaaagttggactatttagaaaataatatgttcgtgtttcaaaaaaagttgggacagggaatgtttacGACTGTGCAGCTTCACCTCTTCCTTTaacacatttctgtaaatgttaaGGAACTGAGGAGACTCACTGGCGTAACTGTGGGAGATGCAGGGGGTGCGATCATACTCAAGCCCGAAATGATACAGATTTAAACCGCGAAGAAACTATGTTGCGTAaagatattaaaaatatatgtcTTTGACCGCAATGCTTCTTAACGTGTTTCTCCGGTATTCCAACATATAATGAACACTTCTCAGTCATGGTTTCACATACTGATTTTCATCATCAGCCATTAGTGACTTTCAACAAAACTATAGCCTTaaagaattaaataatttagct
Protein-coding sequences here:
- the adgrf3b gene encoding adhesion G-protein coupled receptor F2 yields the protein MSGYGGDVSVNVSVTLNAVFQTAQLQKLINDLQVKLTADITVESEGIVEIKLSEKEQYELSCDLEDEMKVCSWSLKNKDNKEIVVGEGAETEIRCPSPCYNTMLVLEKNARAGWYTCRLTSDSISHKASVKLNIPEPPVIIMKSKPQTADCTEGLESINVSCKMANDFNFTLSCPDNDVKTGNAEESLIVDIPCKDKLDSLKCTCNVTHYDETYSQNLEVPVLKSGDSFCVSENGWPKTKAGSTATQSCGPERVGNKSRTCDENEDWGSVFNYCVRKDVDNLLKSAMDIAKGYGNTPEEVGNIFSVMTNVTNLEYEATLADVEAFINTLGALNTATSNIEVIGDSVMTDFIESATNVLSMDWSDGNKTYKENLSANYLQSVEGLLQNIQVNQSSGYSTTLMQFQVRQKDIKYPRTIFDISLRLSTSASQAKILAIKNLSELLPNRFLDTESSSIVVAVALQSNKSEPSGINLEFPLKKKKPRNHEIICVRWQNSMWDKEGCEWKPRNNSHATCDCYLKGGETMTGKNSRVRMSLSTLMSKSPIELPGLEEITLAGLGASICSLVIFVFVECLVWKAVTKTDIAFFRHTALVNIATFLLLANVSFLVTSLIQDLTQQHPTMCLVLALAKHLFYLVMFFWMFSLSMILLHQLMFVFSPVMRKTFFFVSIFTGYICPMVTVSVTYMYYHLTHDGSYYDPHTCWLKYDAVLQGSIHAFLLPVGVIVLINLFTMVKVIVTHLRPQVSAGTVDEREIAKSILKVIAILTPVFGVSWALGFLVFVLDVTDGILPKMVSYAFTITTSLQGLFILLTGILGEIKVQNEVSKCVSCVKPERSESTRNCTPSIKKNSSLF